A portion of the Pedobacter cryoconitis genome contains these proteins:
- a CDS encoding IS3 family transposase, producing the protein MAKKARSLNSEKRSPAKEAALAIEELRHKYPLALLLDIFKMARSSFYYHLKTKSILRKHDTAQDQIKKIYHRHKGRYGYRRITLEMKNKGCIINHKTVSKLMGRLELKSLIRRKKYRSYKGEVGKIAPNLLNRNFSSSQPCQKWATDITEFKVGDKKLYLSPIIELFNGEIISYNLSESPNFEQVSLMMKDAFKKIDSNTNLILHSDQGWQYQMKKYQQMLKKKGIRQSMSRKGNCLDNAVIENFFGIIKSELFYLKKYNKINDLKQDIEEYIEYYNNDRIKLNLKGMSPIKYRAHYINN; encoded by the coding sequence ATTGCTAAAAAAGCTCGAAGCCTTAACTCAGAAAAAAGAAGCCCCGCAAAAGAAGCAGCGTTAGCCATTGAAGAGTTAAGGCATAAATATCCACTAGCACTATTACTGGATATATTTAAAATGGCCAGGAGCAGTTTCTATTACCACTTAAAAACCAAATCAATATTGAGAAAGCATGATACTGCCCAAGATCAAATTAAAAAGATCTATCATCGTCACAAAGGAAGGTATGGTTATAGAAGGATCACTTTAGAAATGAAAAATAAGGGGTGCATTATCAATCATAAAACAGTCTCAAAATTGATGGGTAGGCTAGAGCTGAAATCACTGATTAGAAGAAAGAAATATAGATCTTATAAGGGTGAGGTAGGTAAAATCGCACCCAATTTATTGAATCGCAATTTCTCATCATCACAGCCTTGTCAAAAGTGGGCAACTGATATTACAGAGTTCAAGGTAGGTGATAAAAAACTATACTTATCTCCGATTATAGAGTTATTTAATGGGGAAATTATTAGCTATAACTTATCTGAATCTCCAAATTTTGAGCAGGTATCACTGATGATGAAAGATGCATTTAAAAAAATTGATAGCAACACAAATCTGATTTTACACTCAGATCAGGGATGGCAATACCAGATGAAAAAATATCAGCAAATGTTGAAGAAGAAAGGCATTAGACAGAGTATGTCCAGAAAAGGTAACTGCCTGGATAATGCTGTTATTGAAAACTTTTTTGGCATCATAAAATCTGAACTTTTCTATCTCAAAAAGTATAACAAGATAAATGATCTTAAACAAGATATTGAAGAATACATTGAATATTATAATAACGATCGAATAAAACTCAATCTAAAAGGAATGAGCCCGATAAAATATCGAGCTCATTATATTAATAACTAA
- the sucD gene encoding succinate--CoA ligase subunit alpha, which produces MSVLVNKDSKVIVQGFTGNEGTYHASQMIEYGTDVVGGVTPGKGGQTHLDRPVFNTVKDAVDQAGANVSIIFVPPAFAADAIMEAAEAGIKVIVCITEGIPTKDMIQVKEYITGRDCRLIGPNCPGVITADEAKVGIMPGFIFKKGTVGVVSKSGTLTYEAVDQVVKAGLGITTAIGIGGDPIIGTTTKEAVELLMNDPETEGIIMIGEIGGGMEAEAALWIKEHGTKPVVGFIAGQTAPAGRKMGHAGAIVGGVDDTAAAKMKIMAECGIRVVESPAEIGEAMAELLKK; this is translated from the coding sequence ATGAGTGTTTTAGTAAATAAAGATTCAAAAGTAATTGTACAAGGTTTTACCGGAAATGAAGGTACTTACCATGCTTCACAAATGATAGAATACGGAACTGACGTAGTTGGCGGGGTTACACCTGGTAAAGGCGGACAAACTCATTTAGACAGACCGGTTTTTAACACGGTTAAAGATGCGGTTGATCAAGCTGGAGCTAATGTATCTATTATTTTTGTTCCACCTGCATTTGCTGCAGATGCCATTATGGAAGCTGCTGAAGCTGGAATAAAAGTTATTGTATGTATTACTGAAGGTATCCCTACAAAGGATATGATTCAGGTTAAAGAATATATTACTGGAAGAGATTGCCGTTTAATCGGTCCTAACTGCCCGGGTGTTATTACTGCTGATGAAGCTAAAGTTGGTATCATGCCAGGTTTTATCTTCAAAAAAGGTACAGTAGGTGTTGTTTCTAAATCAGGAACATTAACTTATGAAGCAGTTGACCAGGTAGTGAAAGCAGGTTTAGGGATCACTACAGCAATCGGTATTGGTGGAGATCCGATTATCGGTACAACGACTAAAGAAGCTGTTGAATTGTTAATGAATGATCCTGAAACTGAAGGTATCATCATGATCGGTGAAATTGGTGGTGGTATGGAAGCTGAAGCTGCGCTTTGGATCAAAGAACATGGTACAAAACCAGTAGTAGGATTTATCGCTGGCCAAACTGCTCCTGCGGGACGTAAAATGGGCCATGCTGGTGCTATCGTTGGTGGTGTTGATGATACTGCTGCTGCTAAAATGAAAATTATGGCAGAATGTGGAATCCGTGTAGTAGAAAGTCCTGCTGAAATCGGTGAAGCTATGGCAGAATTACTGAAGAAATAA